From Pelotomaculum schinkii, the proteins below share one genomic window:
- a CDS encoding DUF4255 domain-containing protein, giving the protein MIRHFNLYLRKLFEKQLKLETEQIGFEPPDENWRNYVSGIHKRALNIYLVDLRENHGKRTNEGLREVRNGVVSEIPAPRWVDCHYLITAWDLTSPDIAHGVEPTLEEHTMLYEVTGLLPALETESLTPRQVYDPDPVPADFPRVLADAALPFTILPGEGFPKLAEFWGAMGAGYRWKPAVYLVITLPVIRPERLLEPPVTTLVTIYGQEHGNGNEMEKEEIR; this is encoded by the coding sequence GTGATCCGCCATTTCAATCTATATCTACGCAAATTATTCGAGAAACAGCTCAAGCTGGAGACGGAGCAGATCGGCTTCGAGCCGCCCGACGAAAACTGGCGCAATTATGTGAGCGGCATACATAAACGCGCGCTCAATATCTACCTGGTGGATTTGCGTGAAAATCACGGCAAACGGACGAACGAAGGCCTGCGTGAGGTCAGGAACGGGGTTGTCAGCGAGATCCCGGCGCCGCGTTGGGTGGATTGTCATTATCTGATCACGGCCTGGGACCTTACCTCTCCTGACATTGCTCACGGGGTGGAGCCGACGCTGGAGGAGCACACCATGTTATATGAGGTGACAGGCCTTCTGCCGGCCCTGGAGACGGAGTCGCTGACGCCGCGCCAGGTTTACGATCCGGACCCAGTGCCCGCGGACTTTCCCCGGGTATTGGCTGACGCCGCGTTGCCGTTTACCATCCTGCCGGGGGAAGGCTTCCCCAAACTGGCCGAATTCTGGGGCGCCATGGGCGCCGGATATCGCTGGAAACCGGCTGTTTATCTGGTAATAACGCTGCCGGTAATAAGGCCGGAGAGACTACTCGAGCCGCCGGTGACGACCCTAGTCACCATCTACGGTCAAGAGCATGGCAATGGGAATGAAATGGAGAAGGAGGAGATAAGGTAA